One Dictyostelium discoideum AX4 chromosome 3 chromosome, whole genome shotgun sequence genomic region harbors:
- the shkC gene encoding SH2 domain-containing protein — protein sequence MDSGLGSSYPEERSGPPEIRPEEINFEELIGTGSFGKVYKGRCRQKAVAVKLLHKQNFDAATLSAFRKEVHLMSKIYHPNICLFMGACTIPGRCVIVTELVPKGNLETLLHDQKIQLPLYLRMRMARDAALGINWLHESNPVFVHRDIKSSNLLVDENMRVKICDFGLSALKQKHKMLKDQSSAKGTPLYMAPEVMMFKEFNESSDVYSFGIVLWEILTRKEPFSHHRELEKFREAVCVKHERPPIPNDCLDSLRRLIEKCWDKEPISRPSFKEIISALDHVIIDAAISDLNGRDFWKKSFLTEQEVPWEAFIDALCNWSKAPARNQCDKTSIDYLNIKCLKAVLAESPKSEGTGVETVVNIEKFGKILEFFGPVPEPAPGHSIMDTVREILSQKWFHGDLDTTEAASRLNGQPIGSFLIRFSSTNAGCFTISQVVDGGSIKHQRVSRQGVKFNYQNVIYNSLIEIVSKNGGGANGDVKLDSQLGVPNYKFMSLFCVLNKESEVYQ from the exons atggattCAGGATTAGGTAGTTCATATCCAGAG GAAAGAAGTGGACCACCAGAAATTAGACCAGAAGAAATCAATTTTGAGGAACTCATTGGTACTGGTTCCTTTGGTAAAGTTTATAAAGGAAGATGTAGACAAAAGGCAGTAGCagttaaattattacataAACAAAATTTCGATGCAGCAACATTAAGTGCCTTTAGAAAGGAGGTACACTTAATGAGTAAAATTTATCATCcaaatatttgtttatttatggGTGCTTGTACTATTCCAGGTAGATGTGTAATCGTTACAGAATTAGTACCAAAAGGAAATTTAGAAACACTTTTACATGatcaaaaaattcaattaccaTTATATTTAAGAATGAGAA tggCAAGAGATGCAGCATTAGGAATTAATTGGTTACATGAATCAAACCCTGTATTTGTACATAGAgatattaaatcatcaaatcTTTTAGTTGATGAAAATATGAGAGTCAAAA tttgtgattttggtttaagtgcattaaaacaaaaacataAAATGTTAAAAGATCAATCAAGTGCAAAAGGTACACCACTTTATATGGCACCAGAAGTTATGAtgtttaaagaatttaatgaatcaaGTGATGTTTATTCATTTGGTATTGTATTATGGGAAATATTAACAAGAAAAGAACCATTTTCTCATCATAGAGAATTAGAGAAATTTAGAGAGGCAGTTTGTGTCAAACATGAAAGACCACCAATTCCAAATGATTGTTTGGATTCATTAAGaagattaattgaaaaatgttGGGATAAAGAACCAATTAGTCGTCCATCCTTCAAAGAGATCATTAGTGCATTGGATCATGTTATCATTGATGCCGCTATCTCTGATTTGAATGGTAGAGACTTTTGGAAGAAATCTTTCCTCACCGAGCAAGAGGTACCTTGGGAGGCATTCATTGATGCACTTTGCAATTGGTCAAAGGCACCAGCTCGTAATCAATGTGATAAAACTTCAATCGACTATTTAAATATCAAATGTTTGAAAGCAGTTTTGGCAGAATCTCCAAAATCTGAAGGTACTGGTGTTGAAACCGTTGTAAACATTGAAAAGTTTGGTAAGATTTTAGAGTTTTTCGGTCCAGTACCTGAACCAGCTCCAGGTCATTCAATTATGGACACTGTTAGAGAGATTCTCTCTCAAAAATGGTTCCATGGTGATTTAGACACCACTGAAGCAGCTTCACGTTTAAATGGTCAACCAATTGGCTCATTTTTAATTCGTTTCAGTTCAACCAATGCCGGTTGTTTCACCATTTCTCAAGTGGTCGATGGTGGCTCAATTAAACATCAAAGAGTCTCAAGACAAGGCGTTAAATTTAACTACCAAAATGTAATTTACAACAGTCTCATTGAAATCGTCAGTaaaaatggtggtggtgctaATGGTGACGTTAAATTAGATTCTCAATTAGGTGTtccaaattataaatttatgtCTTTATTCTgtgtattaaataaagaatcaGAAGTTTaccaataa